TTTACAGATGGGTTTCTACACATATCGATCGTCATGATTTCCTAGCATTGTTTAGGCTGCTTATCTTATCGCCCTCCCGCCGCACGGCACCAATATGTATATGTATGAAATGAGAGTCATTGCGTGCCAGTATGAAATTTCAGACGAACTGCAGATCTAAACGGCTTAATGCGTCCATTTGACTGCAGCAGCCAGGAGGTGTGAGGTAACATCATCTGTCATAAGATCTGACGGTTTTTTGGTGCTGGAATTTACTTACTTATGCTTCGCAGAGCAATGACTTCCCGTACCTATGCCGATGCTATTGAAGCTCTGAACAGTCTTCAGACCAACTTCTCTATAATTGATGCCATTCGGAAATCAGGCGGCAAGTCCAACAAAGATGCGATTCCACAAATGCTGGAATGGGCCAGGCGCTCTGGATATCCCGATCCCAAAGCTTTTGACAAACTGAACATTATCCATGTCACTGGTACCAAAGGAAAAGGATCCACTTGTGCATTTGTACAGTCAATTCTCAATCAATACAGAGTTGAGAGCCCTAGTATTGGCGAACATGGAATCTCCAAGATTGGCTTATACACATCACCTCATCTGAAGTCTGTTCGCGAGAGAATCAGAATTAACGGCGAGCCGATTGCTGAAGAGAAGTTTGTCAAGTACTTTTTCGAGCTTTGGGATCAATTAGAATCGACTTCATCGAATGAGGCCGACTTCCCAGACATGATCGCAGGTGTTAAGCCAGTTTACTTTAGGTACTTAACGCTTCTGTCATTCCACATTTTTTTGCACGAGGGAGTAGATACAGCTATCTATGAAGTTGGTATTGGTGGTGAATACGATTCTACAAATATTATTGTTAGTCCTACAGCAACAGGTGTTTCGTCCCTCGGGCTCGACCATACCAACATTCTAGGCAATACTATTGAGGAGATTGCATGGAACAAATCTGGTATATTCAAAAAGGGAACTCCTGCTCTCACAATTCCTCAACCAGAAGGAGGAGATGCCATGAAGGTTCTCAAAGAAAGAGCTTTAGAGAAAGCAGGAAGGGAATTGACTGTTGTTCCTGTTCACCCTCTTATAGCCAATGGAACCGCCAAACTTGGCTTAGCTGGTGAATTCCAGAAAACAAATGCATCGCTTGCTGTAGGCCTCGTAACTGAGCACTTGCGTAAGCTTAATATCGATTCGGATAACCTTGCTACGGCTAATTCACTGCCTCCAAAGTTCCTTGCCGGATTAGAAGCTGCCTCTTGGCCTGGCAGATGTCAGACTCTCAAACAGGGCACTATTACTTATAGTATTGACGGAGCCCACACCCAGGAAAGTATCACAGAGGCTGGAAAATGGTATGTATCCCGCGTCAAGGATGAGAACCAGTCTAATCCTCCTGCACACCGCGTTCTCCTTTTCAACCAACAGAACCGCGATGCCAATGCTCTAGTTACCACATTGCATACAGTACTCTCAAAAGACAATGTCAAGTTCGATCACGTAATATTCACCACTAATGTAACACGAAAGACTGGTTACTCTGCCGACTTAACCTCCCTCAACACTTCGAAGGAGGCTGTTGACGAACTTGTCGTCCAGAATGCCCTTTCAAGTGCCTGGGAGAAGATAGATACCACTGCCCAACGACACGTCTTCAGTAACATCGAAGAGTCGGTTAATTTCATCAAAAGCCTTGGTGGTGAGACTAGTGTTCTTGTCACCGGTAGTCTTATCCTTGTGGGTGGCTTTCTAGCTGTTGTAGAAGACAATTAACGGCCTTTCCTAAATCTatactgcctccggcggctggggctacgccccagaccccatggctcctctcgcttcgctcgagtcgttacgtgcTGGGCCCAGTTAAAACTCCtgtgaagcaggagccacggggtctggggcgaagccccagccgtcggaggcaGAGATGAATAAACCATAGTTCGTTCTATATTACCATGCATTTACAGAATCCACTTATTACCTCGCCAGTCAGGCTCAGTATAGTTCTCGTTGGCTGACCAAATAACATCTCTAGGAGTGTACTTTTGCAGCGGAAGGTCGTAGGGCATTCTTACGCAGATGGTATTTTTGTCCTTTTGACCCTCCACATTTGAATTATTAGATTTGTATACGGGAACAAGAGAGTTATTTTTGCCACGAAAGGCATTGGCATGAATCAAAACTCCGCATTCCCAAGACTGAATCCAGTGGTTTGCCTTCGTCTTGTTAACGGTGCCCCACGCATGCTTAGAAAGGTTGGCCGACGTCAGGAGGAGCCACTCCAACTCTTGGCCATTATTGATAACCTTGGTATAAGTTTTTATATGTGGAGCGCACCTTTGACGGCCAGCCTTTAAAGCATGCCACCTGTGAAGGAGCAGTTTCATGTATTCCAGCTGCTTGAGTTGAGGGGCCGATTGTCGTTTGAAGTGGATTGACGAGCCAGAAACGTATCCCTCTAGAGAATCGGCCACATCTTCAACACTGGGAAATATGAGTTTAAGTGGACTCGTTTTTTCAGTGACtttatcaaaaaatggTCTGCCGTTCAGGGCATTAGTGACTATTGGACCCAGGTAGGAATCTGTAGCCCCTAAAGTTGCAATCGAAGACACTTGTGCAACGACGTAGCCGGTTCTTGATTCGGTGCCATTTTCTGACGACTTTGAGAATTTGGCAATTTCTTTCTGTAGCTTGACAATGCCCCATTGACCATATTCAGGGTCATTGGTGTTGTAGTTTCCTGGTGCAGATGCGACAAATATAGCTTCGACAGGTGAGAAGTCATATTTTGAGATCATCTCTGCCGCTAATTTCGCAGACTTGTTCCTATATTTTCgtaaatatttcaagaaatcattGCCAAATTTGATACCAACCGAAGAGCTGTCAGAATTCGTGCTTTCACCGCGTGACTTTAACTTTAGTCGCGGTGATTTCCATACACCTTGGGTCATGTTCGACCAGTCAAATTCGATCAAATTTGCAGTATGAATAACTACCTgcgcttcttcttctccatcttttgttttgaaaaataaaaccatCATCTTGGTGTGGTGTGTAGCATACGCGTTCATCAACGTTTCTCCATCTATTGTTATATTTTGCTTACTACCAAAAGCTTCTCTCTCCGCCCGGAGCATGTCACCCGTATGGTCATCACCAATTGGCTTTCGCCCGTATATAAAATAAGAGTTCACAACTGATCTAGCCCTTGGATGAAGTTTTTCCAAAATGAATGGCAAGGTGAACATGAAGTTGAATTGAAACATCGAAACCATATCTTCAAGACCAATAAGGTCTCGTAGTCCTACTGTATCAACATTTTCTTCACTTGGCAGATCTTCTATGGTGGTCAAGTATATTGGAGAGGAGCGCACTTCTGCCTTATTCTCCGTCTTAGTCTTTTGAGTTTGCCTGGTCTCATCACCACTCGACTCCTGAGACCGCTTCATAGTCCATTAATTATCTATGAACATTGCATGCTGATTCTGGGTTATGAGCGCGCATCGCAGCAATCTCAGTTTCGATATTTCTGACTTTCTATTAGCGGGGTGACACTTTTGAACCCTTGCTAGTTGGTCATTTTTCTATTGCTATTCAATAGTCAGCCAAATTAGAAGAGTTTTGCAAGTAGCTAACCGAAAATTCCATAAAAGCCATGTGACAGgatcaatttcaaattgCTCCAGATCAAGCAAACGTAAGTGTCCTGCTAATTTAGAGAGCAATTTAGGACATTTACAGCTCCGGGGATAACCCTGATTCTGGCCGAAGATATCATCTTCAGTTAAGAGTATGGCTATATTGTATATATTGTAATTTGTTCTATAATCCGGTTTATTCCTTATAGAGAGCGGTCTGCTAGCAATAGTAAGTTGCTCTAGGTGCTGGATTAGGGTTATATCTATATAGGGCAATTTCAGGGGTGAATGTGGGTGAACGAAACATTTGTGAGATGGCACCAGAGGTACACCAGCCTTTGGAGAAAGATTATCAATAACCTCCTAATGTGTGACGCTATGATCTAAAATACATCTCAGATACAATCACGAACATCGATTGAAGCCAAGATACCTACCTCGGCGAACGGGGTGTGGGCAGAGCCTCCTCTCAGACAAGACCCACTCAAAATTCGAGTCAAAAGAAGACATATAGAAGGGGTTGGTCACacttcattttcttctaaAGTTCATTTGCCAAAGTGTTAATTCAAGTGGGACTAACTTTCGCCTCCTTGTTTCAAATTCAGGGCTGGTGTCTCTATTATGGAGCAAATTTTACACTCTGATACTAGCCACTTCTATTCAAATTTTGACGGTGGTGCATCTACATTGATTTTACCGTACCTGATCAGCTATTGTGACGAGCATTCTCAGGTCCCATTTCAAGAACAAAGATCTCAGGGGTTTCACAATAATTAACGGTAATCTGCTGATAAAGCACTATATACCAGCATGAACGAATTGCCGATAAAATATTGTTAAACCTTACTAGCTTTGATTAGCAGCCAAACTCTGGCTAACAGATATTATAGCAGGTGCATCGAGTGGAATTTGGATTCATGCAACATTATCTTACAGCCCCTCAGATAAATTTTAGATTAGTTCGGAGTTTAAATGTCAATATAACTGAAAATGGTAATTATATATCTCGAATTGGTCGAGGTTAATGTAAACTTAGGTTCACCAGGCCTGCTCTTATTATCTTCGTTTGAATCAAGTTAGTCGTATCTGTAACGGCTCCGTAAACGCAGGTCACAGTCAGAGTTCGCTGAGACGAAATTTCTAATAGGCTGACGTATGGCTATATACcttacaaaaaaaacctcaATTCTAGGAGATTGGCCTAGACCCTACAGTTCTTCTTGGACCAGTGCCGTTCATAAAGTTGAAGGATCCCTAGCCATTTCCGAGCAGGAGGAGTCCAGGGGTCAGCCGCCCTAACTTTACCGGAGCATATCACAATAACTCGATACTATGGTACTATCACCAAGTGTTACCAGGCCGATGGTTATTCATATATTTACAGGGTACAGCTCAACGTATACCGTTTATCACAGTGGTACCCCGTAACGACTAAAACCAATACTTAAAACGTTCTAATTATACTATTGAATttcaatatattttgtGCCTGTATAAATGTAAATTTTACATTTATAGCCATTTCGCCTTAATCATCAGTTTTATAATAATCCACTCTACATTTAAAAGATATATATTAGGTGGTCAGTATTCACTGCCACTTGTTCAGGTGCAGCTGACCCGTTAGT
The Sugiyamaella lignohabitans strain CBS 10342 chromosome A, complete sequence genome window above contains:
- the MET7 gene encoding tetrahydrofolate synthase (Folylpolyglutamate synthetase; catalyzes extension of the glutamate chains of the folate coenzymes, required for methionine synthesis and for maintenance of mitochondrial DNA; protein abundance increases in response to DNA replication stress; GO_component: GO:0005737 - cytoplasm [Evidence IEA,IEA]; GO_component: GO:0005737 - cytoplasm [Evidence IDA] [PMID 10775416]; GO_component: GO:0016020 - membrane [Evidence IEA]; GO_component: GO:0005743 - mitochondrial inner membrane [Evidence IEA,IEA]; GO_component: GO:0005759 - mitochondrial matrix [Evidence IEA]; GO_component: GO:0005739 - mitochondrion [Evidence IEA,IEA]; GO_component: GO:0005739 - mitochondrion [Evidence IDA] [PMID 10775416]; GO_function: GO:0005524 - ATP binding [Evidence IEA,IEA]; GO_function: GO:0016874 - ligase activity [Evidence IEA,IEA]; GO_function: GO:0000166 - nucleotide binding [Evidence IEA]; GO_function: GO:0004326 - tetrahydrofolylpolyglutamate synthase activity [Evidence IEA,IEA]; GO_function: GO:0004326 - tetrahydrofolylpolyglutamate synthase activity [Evidence IDA] [PMID 10775416]; GO_process: GO:0009058 - biosynthetic process [Evidence IEA]; GO_process: GO:0009396 - folic acid-containing compound biosynthetic process [Evidence IEA]; GO_process: GO:0006730 - one-carbon metabolic process [Evidence IEA]; GO_process: GO:0006730 - one-carbon metabolic process [Evidence IMP] [PMID 10775416]; GO_process: GO:0046901 - tetrahydrofolylpolyglutamate biosynthetic process [Evidence IEA]), with product MTSRTYADAIEALNSLQTNFSIIDAIRKSGGKSNKDAIPQMLEWARRSGYPDPKAFDKLNIIHVTGTKGKGSTCAFVQSILNQYRVESPSIGEHGISKIGLYTSPHLKSVRERIRINGEPIAEEKFVKYFFELWDQLESTSSNEADFPDMIAGVKPVYFRYLTLLSFHIFLHEGVDTAIYEVGIGGEYDSTNIIVSPTATGVSSLGLDHTNILGNTIEEIAWNKSGIFKKGTPALTIPQPEGGDAMKVLKERALEKAGRELTVVPVHPLIANGTAKLGLAGEFQKTNASLAVGLVTEHLRKLNIDSDNLATANSLPPKFLAGLEAASWPGRCQTLKQGTITYSIDGAHTQESITEAGKWYVSRVKDENQSNPPAHRVLLFNQQNRDANALVTTLHTVLSKDNVKFDHVIFTTNVTRKTGYSADLTSLNTSKEAVDELVVQNALSSAWEKIDTTAQRHVFSNIEESVNFIKSLGGETSVLVTGSLILVGGFLAVVEDN
- the TDP1 gene encoding tyrosyl-DNA phosphodiesterase 1 (Tyrosyl-DNA phosphodiesterase I; hydrolyzes 3' and 5'-phosphotyrosyl bonds; involved in the repair of DNA lesions created by topoisomerase I and topoisomerase II; mutations in human homolog result in the neurodegenerative disease SCANI; GO_component: GO:0005634 - nucleus [Evidence IEA,IEA,IEA]; GO_component: GO:0005634 - nucleus [Evidence IDA] [PMID 12206772]; GO_function: GO:0017005 - 3'-tyrosyl-DNA phosphodiesterase activity [Evidence IDA] [PMID 10521354]; GO_function: GO:0070260 - 5'-tyrosyl-DNA phosphodiesterase activity [Evidence IDA] [PMID 16751265]; GO_function: GO:0004527 - exonuclease activity [Evidence IEA]; GO_function: GO:0016787 - hydrolase activity [Evidence IEA]; GO_function: GO:0004518 - nuclease activity [Evidence IEA]; GO_function: GO:0008081 - phosphoric diester hydrolase activity [Evidence IEA]; GO_process: GO:0006281 - DNA repair [Evidence IEA,IEA]; GO_process: GO:0006281 - DNA repair [Evidence IMP] [PMID 10521354]; GO_process: GO:0006281 - DNA repair [Evidence IMP] [PMID 15135727]; GO_process: GO:0006974 - cellular response to DNA damage stimulus [Evidence IEA]; GO_process: GO:0090305 - nucleic acid phosphodiester bond hydrolysis [Evidence IEA]), encoding MKRSQESSGDETRQTQKTKTENKAEVRSSPIYLTTIEDLPSEENVDTVGLRDLIGLEDMVSMFQFNFMFTLPFILEKLHPRARSVVNSYFIYGRKPIGDDHTGDMLRAEREAFGSKQNITIDGETLMNAYATHHTKMMVLFFKTKDGEEEAQVVIHTANLIEFDWSNMTQGVWKSPRLKLKSRGESTNSDSSSVGIKFGNDFLKYLRKYRNKSAKLAAEMISKYDFSPVEAIFVASAPGNYNTNDPEYGQWGIVKLQKEIAKFSKSSENGTESRTGYVVAQVSSIATLGATDSYLGPIVTNALNGRPFFDKVTEKTSPLKLIFPSVEDVADSLEGYVSGSSIHFKRQSAPQLKQLEYMKLLLHRWHALKAGRQRCAPHIKTYTKVINNGQELEWLLLTSANLSKHAWGTVNKTKANHWIQSWECGVLIHANAFRGKNNSLVPVYKSNNSNVEGQKDKNTICVRMPYDLPLQKYTPRDVIWSANENYTEPDWRGNKWIL